The following is a genomic window from Salmo salar chromosome ssa23, Ssal_v3.1, whole genome shotgun sequence.
cctacggttctgacttggtgtacagggagaatactgtaagaacggcccatgttctgaattctgtcgctgtacatttcaaaagtgctgaacaaatagttattaacaacatccgtcctagctcgctcattaatgtcttaatcgaaattacggactgcctcttatctgctcgCCGTCCTCTTATGCCATagattgtacatctcaattgtcagtagacaCCACATTTGTCTAAGCAAgttagccatatcagctatgtttttttaaaggcagtaaatgaggctgaattaactgttacgctgccagacaaggctccgctgatagccaggtgtagcggtggtaaggattcactccatgttgctgaaaataaatattttctcttgggtcagctttatgtaggcctttGAGGGTTTGAGggtaccgtttgtcaccgttatagtgcaattaatgtattgtttagtgttgtgttgtgtattggCTTTGCTGGCATTCACCAAAACCAAGATGCATGCccaaccaagatttacatgctaaaatggaCACTGGTAATGGCACAGCTAATAACACACCCCTGTACAACGTTATACCACtacacatgtacagtgccttaagaaagtattcacaccactgacaTTTCcatattttgtgttacagcctgattttttAAAAATAGattcaatttagatttttggTCACTATCattcacacaataacccataatatcaaagaggaattatgttttttgaaaaaaAGTATAcaatttaataaaaaatgaaaagctgaaataagtaatCACATAATACGTTGtatagactcactctgtgtgcaataatatagTGTTTAGCATGATTTTTGAAGGAGTACttcatctctgtaacccacacacaattatctgtaatgttTCTCAGTTggggcagtgaatttcaaacacagattcaaccaaaaagACCAGGGAGACTTTCCAATACCTTGCAAAGAACGTtgatggtagatgggtaaaaaaaaaatatccccttgagcatggtgaagttattaattacactttggatggtgtattaatacacccagtcactagaaaaatacaggcgtccttcctaactcagttgccggggaggaaggaaactgctcagggatttcaccatgaggccaatgataaaacagttacagagttcaatgTCTGTGATAGTAGAAAACTGAAGATGCATCAACAACATTTTAGTcagtccacaatactaacctaattgacagagtgaaaataaggaagcctgtacagaatagaaatattctaaaacatgcatcctgtttgcaaaaggcactaaagtaatactgcaaaaaatgtgacaaagcaattaacttgaatacaaagtgttatgtttggggcaaatctaatagagcacattactgagtaccactctccatattttgaagcatagtggtggccgcatcatgttatgggtatgcttgtaatcattaaggagtttttcaggataacaagaaacggaatggagctaagtacaggcaaaatcctagaagaaaagctggttcagtttgctttccaccagacactgggagattaattcacctttcacaAGGCCAAATCTTCACTGgacttgcttaccaagaagacagtggatGTTCCTGAGTGGGCAAAtttacttgaaaatctatagtaagacctgaaaatggttgtctagcaatgatcaacaaccaatttgacagagcttgaagcatTAAAAAAAAGGGCAAATGTTGTtgtttaaggaatacctaggataggataaagtaatccttctaacccccccccttaaaagatttagatgcactattgtaaagtggttgttccactggatatcataaggtgaatgcaccaatttgtaagtcgctctggataagagcgtctgctaaatgacttaaatgtaaatgtaatgtaaatgttacacaatccaggtgtggaaagttcttagagacttatccagaaagactcacagctgtaatggttGCCAAGGGTGATCTACAAAGTGTTGACTCAGGGGAgtgcatacttatgtaaatgagatatttctgtatttcatttcaaATAAATTACCAAACATTtagaaacatgttttcactttgtcattatgggatattctgtgtagatgggtgattttttttatttaagccattttgaattcaggatgtaaaaatgtgaaataagtcaaggggtatgaatactttctgaaggcattgtatatgCCTGTATATAGTACCACTCTAGGTTTGTAATGGTTATGACATCTACAGCACTTTATTTTTTAGTATTGTGGCCATGAACACGATGCGTCTGAAGAAGCTAGGCATCACCCACATTCTGAATGCAGCGGAAGGCAACTCCTTCATGCACGTCAACACCAACGCGGAGTTCTACGCTGGCACAGGCATCACATACCACGGCATGGGCGCCAGTGACACAGACCACTTTGACCTCAGCATCTACTTTGAGGAGGGGGCGAACTTCATCGAGAAGGCCTTGGCACACAAAGATGGGAAGGGTAAGATAAAACCTTTCTGAGACAAGGGAAAATGCACACCTGAGTTAGAGAGGTGCAGGCCGACGGAGCAAAACACTTAGAGCGATAGTTAGCCACCCCTTTTTCTTTTAAGGTAAAACAAAGATGGGAAGAGTAAGGTAACAGTTAATTGTTTTGGTGTGAGCCTCTGCATGAGATCAGTGGAATATAATACATTACAGTACATGACCTCATCGCGCTAAGATTATGAAAATGGGCTTTTGTGGTCTAATGGGATGACTCAGTTTCAACACAGTCACACCAGGGATGGATGCAGAGTCGACTTCAGAAGAATCAATACTATTTTAATAGATTTTTGCCATCGTGCATGTAGAAACTGGAAATTGAGTTGAATTCAAATACAGAATTGTCTCAATTTAGAAATattaaatgaaatacattttgacGCAACATTTTTCCCATTATTTTATGTAATATTTTATCCTTATTTGTTGCAATATTGTGTCCCGTTTTCTCTGACCTAAAACCCTTCTCCATGTCCCTCAGGTAAAGTGTACGTTCACTGCAGAGAGGGCTACAGTCGCTCCCCAACACTGGTCATCGCCTACCTGATGCTGCGCCACAGGATGGACATTCGGTCCGCCCTGTCCATGGTACGACAGAAGAGAGAGATCGGCCCTAACGACGGCTTCCTGCGCCAGCTGTGTCGCCTCAACGAAACGCTGGCGGTCGAAGGAAAGTTCTGGAACCAATGACGGTTTTCTTTCCCCT
Proteins encoded in this region:
- the LOC106583869 gene encoding dual specificity protein phosphatase 3, with amino-acid sequence MSDYEVSVQQLNDLCANGDGYYSMPTHHVDEVFPRIYVGNAIVAMNTMRLKKLGITHILNAAEGNSFMHVNTNAEFYAGTGITYHGMGASDTDHFDLSIYFEEGANFIEKALAHKDGKGKVYVHCREGYSRSPTLVIAYLMLRHRMDIRSALSMVRQKREIGPNDGFLRQLCRLNETLAVEGKFWNQ